A part of Aegilops tauschii subsp. strangulata cultivar AL8/78 chromosome 2, Aet v6.0, whole genome shotgun sequence genomic DNA contains:
- the LOC141040950 gene encoding uncharacterized protein, with product MAISLVQYERHLRLQRHKIIGIDLEYNNEPEATQKPALVQLSVGKTQLVLLFQLSATERCTVFDNFLADPRYTFAGLSIDGDKTRLERVNLEVANFVDIQKEWRVPEATKELDSLGDVSGMLINDYYNNMKKKITDDEHMCWATLPLSMRHIEYAAKDAYAAYEIWNRITLTQDGLRRAKLEKEEPPKKRARSSWGWGDAKW from the coding sequence ATGGCGATCTCCCTCGTGCAGTACGAGCGCCACCTCAGGCTCCAGCGCCACAAGATCATCGGGATTGATCTCGAGTACAACAACGAGCCTGAAGCGACACAGAAGCCCGCCCTCGTCCAACTCTCCGTCGGCAAGACTCAGCTGGTGCTGCTCTTCCAACTGAGCGCCACCGAAAGGTGCACCGTCTTCGACAACTTCCTCGCCGACCCCAGGTACACCTTTGCTGGCCTCTCCATCGACGGCGACAAAACCAGGCTAGAGCGCGTCAATCTGGAGGTCGCCAACTTCGTCGACATCCAGAAGGAGTGGAGGGTGCCCGAGGCAACCAAGGAGTTGGACTCCCTTGGAGACGTCTCCGGCATGCTCATCAATGACTACTACaacaacatgaagaagaagatcacCGACGATGAACACATGTGCTGGGCCACCTTGCCTCTGTCCATGAGGCATATCGAGTACGCGGCAAAGGACGCCTACGCAGCGTACGAGATATGGAACCGCATCACCCTCACCCAGGATGGGCTTCGCCGTGCAAAGCTGGAGAAGGAGGAGCCCCCCAAGAAGCGCGCCAGGAGCAGCTGGGGATGGGGAGACGCTAAATGGTGA